The following DNA comes from Anopheles arabiensis isolate DONGOLA chromosome 3, AaraD3, whole genome shotgun sequence.
AAGAATTCGGTCCTGTTCTTCCgttacttttattactttactGGCTGCAGCAATCTCGGTGTCTCGGTGAGCGCAATTGAGGAACGATTGGGTGTGTGTCCTATGCCGTGCCGATAAGATACGTTGTACATGGAAAGTGCATTTCCTTCCGTCCGCGTGTCACTGGCGGTGCCATTTCCCTTTGCATTAGCACACacaatataacaaaaaaaaacccaacccaCAAAGCAACACAGAACCAAACCCCCTTGCAAGCAAACGAAATTAACAAGAAAAGGGCTAATTGGTTTTTCCGCTTTCTTTACTACTTTTTTCACAGGAAGTGCCTGACTCATACGACTACAACAGCCCCAATGCACCGAACCACCACCCGTCGGCCTACCCACATCCCGGCTCGCCCTACCACCAGCAAAACCACCAGCCGCCCCCCTCCGACACCGGCAGCCCGTCGAGCGATGCGGTAATGATCAAGATCGATACACCCTCGCCGCTGCGGGACGATCAGTCGCGCTATCCGAAGGAAATTGGCAAAACCCTGCTAGCGCTCCTGTTCCTAGCGGGCAACTTTTTCCTTGCCACCGTGTCGCTCTCCCTGGTGCACGATCGCGTCCCCGACCGGGACGTGTATGGGCCGCTGCCGGACGCTTTCCTGGACCGGGTGCAACCGCAGGACTGGGCGCTCGATGTGAGCGAAATACTGatcatggtggtggtgaactCGTGCGTACTGCTGATCACCTTCCACAAGCATCGGTTCATCGTGATGCGGCGcgtgtttctgctgctgtcgATCCTGTACATGATGCGTTCGCTCACGATGTACGTCACGGTGCTGCCCGTGTCGAGCCGGACGTACTACTGCAGCCCGAAGAGCAACGCGAGCAGTGCGGGCGTGATCGTGAAGCGCGCGTTTCAGCTCATCTCGGGGATGGGGCTTTCGATTAATGGGAAGCAGATCTACTGCGGCGATTACATCTACAGTGGCCACACGGTAACGCTCGTGCTTGGCTATCTAGTGATATCGGAATGTAAGGCAAATGGCGCGAGCAGGTGATCGATCGAAGGTTGTCGCTTATTGGTGTATTCTTCCGCTTCACAGATTCACCCAAACGCTTCTGGCCGATCCATTGGATCTACTGGTTGGCCAGCTTGACCGGTGTCGTGATGGTGCTGGTAGCACACGGCCACTACACCGTCGACGTGCTGATAGCGTACTACGCCACGACGCGACTGTTCTGGACGTACCACACACTTGCCAACAACAGCTTGCTGCTAAAGGTAAGCCAGCCACAGCCTGTACTGCGCGCGTaagcgaaaaataaaaccacaaacTAATCGTTAAAATCTTCCCTTCCTTTTTAGCAAAACGGCAACAACTACATCGGACGTGAGTGGTGGTACTTTGCCTTCCGCTACTTTGAGCGCAACGTGCGCGGCCCAATCCCGCTCCAGTACGATTGTCCGCTGTCGCTACCCTCGTCCTGGACGAAAAAGTCGCCCAAACTGCCGGGACGCGAAAGTTGATGCCTTACCACCGCCGTCTGGTTGGTGGCTGAGGATGCGCCGGAACATCCGCCGGCAGGCGGAGAGCTGGCGCATGTTCAACGGTCGACCTGTTCTCTTACCGCCGCAGCATATCTACACCGTCTAGGCGACGTGGCGAGAAGCCTAAAATGTCCATAGgaacaggaaaagaaaagactTGAAAACCAATACCCCGTTAAGTACGGATTTAGTGCAGGATGTTCGTTGTGTGCAGGGATCTGATAGTTGTGCAAGGGGTTAGTTAAAGTTCGTGCCACGAGCCAACAACCTGTTCCCCTCGCGAGTGAATTTTCCCATTTCTGTCTGTCGATTTGGATTTACAATAGCACCAtccccattttttttaatagaaacATTCAGCAGCAAGCGTTTATTAAATTAAGCCCAGTTTTTTGTGAATTTGGCAGAGCAGAGTGGTCATGTTGTTGCAAGCGAAGGCAAGCTTACAGAAGTCAGATTAGGTAGATTCTATTTTAGCTTAGGTTTGTAAGGCCAAAACTGTCCCTCCCTCTTCATCCCTAAGTGCTATTGGTATGAAGAAGTATTGTGGAGCTATGCTGCAAACCtccacacaaaccacacaaaacgAACGACGAAAATCAATGTGATATAACAAATTGCGCCGAGCGCAATGCTAGCAAAACAAGCGGAAGATTGGAGCAAAAAGGCAGGGGAGAGCAGGTCCCGTTCGTTCACGGGTGTAGTGGATGGTTCATTTGCTGGGAATGCAGTTTTGCAATCCTTTGTGTACAGTACATCCTACACATACATATATGTAGTGCATTTTAGCGGGTTTCTTTTCGATTCATTTAAGCGTAGATGTGTATAGGCTAGACTCGAGGCTTCTAAtttgggtttttgtgtgtgtcaggacgttttcttttttatataaaatctCTAATtcgatttttgaaaaaagaaaaaaaaaagattaagcGTCAGCTAATTTGCCAAAATGAACGCATCTTCGCTTATCTGTTACCATTTGTATATAGGAGCATTGTGTTGCGTATCGAACCAGGCGAGCCAATCTCATCGTGCGCTGCCGATACGAGAAGATAGCAATAATTAGtctaaaccaaaatgaaacattCGTGCGGTGATGATCCTAAGAGTTGAACGGTGCCTCTAGACGCAGGATTGGtgaatgttttcatttttggtccctctttttgttttaactcAAGATGAGCTGTGCACGTTCCAACTTTGAAGCTGTTCCCGCTTCAGCCCAGTCGTACGCAGCCCGGTACTCGTTTAGCGAGAAACTCTATAGACTGTCGCTCGTAAAAGCCCGTGTTGTTTGTGCCTTCGTAACTGCCTTTGTATAGTGAAAGCGTTTATTGTGTAAGAAACCGAAACGAAATCATGAAACAACcaatagaagaaggaaagaatacattttttcgaagctttcgttttttcgaaCAGTTCGTGATGACTTGAAAACAGAATTAGTGAGTATATTAAGCATTTGGCTATACATTATTGTACTGTACGTTTCACTTTAACCGATAAGCAATGCGCACTGCTGACCCTTT
Coding sequences within:
- the LOC120900929 gene encoding phosphatidylcholine:ceramide cholinephosphotransferase 1-like isoform X3, whose amino-acid sequence is MEINARGSHKNGSGLDLATVVMEVPDSYDYNSPNAPNHHPSAYPHPGSPYHQQNHQPPPSDTGSPSSDAVMIKIDTPSPLRDDQSRYPKEIGKTLLALLFLAGNFFLATVSLSLVHDRVPDRDVYGPLPDAFLDRVQPQDWALDVSEILIMVVVNSCVLLITFHKHRFIVMRRVFLLLSILYMMRSLTMYVTVLPVSSRTYYCSPKSNASSAGVIVKRAFQLISGMGLSINGKQIYCGDYIYSGHTVTLVLGYLVISEYSPKRFWPIHWIYWLASLTGVVMVLVAHGHYTVDVLIAYYATTRLFWTYHTLANNSLLLKQNGNNYIGREWWYFAFRYFERNVRGPIPLQYDCPLSLPSSWTKKSPKLPGRES
- the LOC120900929 gene encoding phosphatidylcholine:ceramide cholinephosphotransferase 2-like isoform X1; this encodes MSYYAPKAKPVAGGTLRAVYEKLYSNCSTFRKLHYEEVPDSYDYNSPNAPNHHPSAYPHPGSPYHQQNHQPPPSDTGSPSSDAVMIKIDTPSPLRDDQSRYPKEIGKTLLALLFLAGNFFLATVSLSLVHDRVPDRDVYGPLPDAFLDRVQPQDWALDVSEILIMVVVNSCVLLITFHKHRFIVMRRVFLLLSILYMMRSLTMYVTVLPVSSRTYYCSPKSNASSAGVIVKRAFQLISGMGLSINGKQIYCGDYIYSGHTVTLVLGYLVISEYSPKRFWPIHWIYWLASLTGVVMVLVAHGHYTVDVLIAYYATTRLFWTYHTLANNSLLLKQNGNNYIGREWWYFAFRYFERNVRGPIPLQYDCPLSLPSSWTKKSPKLPGRES
- the LOC120900929 gene encoding phosphatidylcholine:ceramide cholinephosphotransferase 1-like isoform X2, with translation MKVMLKTGWPSAKTIQRLSYTYSVHPWSYLPCQEVPDSYDYNSPNAPNHHPSAYPHPGSPYHQQNHQPPPSDTGSPSSDAVMIKIDTPSPLRDDQSRYPKEIGKTLLALLFLAGNFFLATVSLSLVHDRVPDRDVYGPLPDAFLDRVQPQDWALDVSEILIMVVVNSCVLLITFHKHRFIVMRRVFLLLSILYMMRSLTMYVTVLPVSSRTYYCSPKSNASSAGVIVKRAFQLISGMGLSINGKQIYCGDYIYSGHTVTLVLGYLVISEYSPKRFWPIHWIYWLASLTGVVMVLVAHGHYTVDVLIAYYATTRLFWTYHTLANNSLLLKQNGNNYIGREWWYFAFRYFERNVRGPIPLQYDCPLSLPSSWTKKSPKLPGRES